One Hypomesus transpacificus isolate Combined female chromosome 21, fHypTra1, whole genome shotgun sequence genomic region harbors:
- the scrn2 gene encoding secernin-2, whose translation MAEPPLSCDCFVSLPPGSHDDHVIFGKNSDRPRDEVQEVVYYPAASHPAGAVVECTYIQIPQMGHTHAVVLSRPAWLWGAEMGANDQGVCIGNEAVWTREPVSPGEALLGMDLVRLGLERGDNAWGALTVITGLLEEHGQGGPCREDPEPFSYHNTFLLVDRNEAWVLETAGKLWVAQKVTAGVKNISNQLTIGTEISAEHPELRSVAQAQGWWNGEGEFNYSQVFSPENPPARMELAKQRYSGGTQLLQQHDGSMTAEVMMSILRDKPSGICMDSGGFCTTGSMVSILPRDPSLPCIHFLTATPDPSRSIFKPFVFSECMTPVSRVVSPHYGLDDPARKQPRFQSQVDRRHSLYKAHQVALSNMETNPEEGDGLQEILRDLESQCLKDILAMLSGELPGEELGDLFFDCVDTEIKFYQ comes from the exons ATGGCAGAGCCGCCCCTTTCATGTGACTGTTTTGTATCCTTGCCCCCCGGCTCTCATGACGACCACGTCATCTTCGGTAAGAACTCGGACCGTCCACGAGATGAAGTCCAGGAGGTGGTCTACTACCCTGCTGCCTCTCACCCAGCAGGGGCCGTGGTAGAG TGCACCTACATCCAGATCCCCCAGATGGGACACACCCACGCCGTGGTGCTGAGCCGGCCTGCCTGGCTATGGGGGGCCGAGATGGGGGCCAACGACCAGGGCGTCTGCATCGGTAACGAAGCCGTGTGGACCCGCGAGCCTGTGAGCCCTGGAGAGGCCCTCCTCGGAATGGACCTGGTCCG CTTAGGTCTGGAGCGCGGGGACAACGCCTGGGGGGCCTTGACGGTCATCACAGGCCTCCTGGAGGAGCACGGCCAGGGGGGACCTTGCAGGGAAGACCCTGAGCCCTTCAGCTACCACAACACCTTTCTCCTGGTCGACCGCAACGAGGCCTGGGTCCTGGAGACCGCCGGGAAGCTGTGGGTGGCGCAGAAAGTCACAG CGGGGGTGAAGAACATTTCCAACCAGCTGACGATCGGGACGGAGATCTCGGCGGAGCACCCCGAGCTGCGGAGCgtggcccaggcccagggctgGTGGAACGGTGAGGGGGAGTTCAACTACTCCCAGGTGTTCAGTCCTGAGAACCCCCCAGCCAGGATGGAGCTGGCCAAGCAGCGCTACAGCGGGGGCACCCAGCTGCTCCAGCAGCATGATG GCTCCATGACAGCAGAGGTGATGATGTCCATCCTTAGAGACAAGCCTAGTGGGATCTGCATGGATTCCGGGGGATTCTGCACCACTGGTAGCATGGTATCCATCCTGCCAAGGGACCCCAGCCTGCCCTGCATACACTTCCTCACTGCCACCCCAGACCCTTCCAG GTCTATCTTCAAGCCTTTCGTCTTCTCCGAGTGCATGACCCCGGTGTCCAGGGTGGTGTCCCCGCACTACGGCCTGGACGACCCGGCGAGGAAGCAGCCTCGCTTCCAGAGCCAGGTGGACCGTCGGCACAGCCTGTACAAAGCCCACCAGGTGGCGCTTAGCAACATGGAGACTAACCCG gaggagggggacggtCTGCAGGAGATCCTGAGGGACCTGGAGTCCCAGTGTCTGAAGGACATCCTGGCCATGCTCAGTGGAGAGCTGccaggggaggagctgggagaccTGTTCTTTGACTGTGTCGACACAGAGATTAAGTTCTACCAGTGA